Proteins co-encoded in one Ruegeria sp. YS9 genomic window:
- a CDS encoding haloacid dehalogenase type II — protein sequence MAITTCVFDAYGTLFDVAAAARQAADEPGFEALKDKWTTVAAHWRLKQLQYTWLRAVADAHADFWDVTQDGLDWALEAAGLQGDPDLRQRLLDLYWELQAYPEVPAMLKALKEAGLQTAILSNGSPPMLDGAVKSAGIGDVLDDVLSVESVGVFKPHARVYDLVQDRFGCARGDVLFVSSNGWDAAGASGYGFVTAWVNRIGEPMDRLPWTPAHVLSDLTSIPKLAGL from the coding sequence ATGGCGATCACGACCTGTGTGTTCGACGCCTACGGAACACTGTTCGACGTTGCTGCCGCTGCCCGACAGGCGGCAGACGAGCCGGGTTTCGAAGCCCTGAAAGACAAGTGGACCACAGTTGCGGCGCATTGGCGTCTGAAACAACTGCAATACACATGGCTGCGCGCCGTGGCGGATGCACATGCGGATTTCTGGGACGTTACCCAGGACGGGCTGGATTGGGCTCTGGAGGCCGCAGGCCTGCAAGGCGACCCGGACCTGCGCCAACGTCTGCTTGATCTCTATTGGGAATTGCAGGCCTATCCCGAAGTTCCGGCCATGTTGAAAGCCCTCAAGGAAGCCGGGCTGCAAACGGCGATCCTGTCCAACGGGTCACCCCCCATGCTGGATGGAGCCGTGAAATCCGCCGGAATCGGGGATGTATTGGATGATGTGCTGTCGGTCGAAAGCGTCGGCGTCTTCAAACCCCATGCACGCGTCTATGATCTGGTGCAAGACAGGTTTGGCTGCGCACGCGGTGACGTGTTGTTCGTCAGTTCGAATGGCTGGGATGCTGCCGGGGCCAGCGGGTACGGTTTTGTGACCGCATGGGTCAATCGGATTGGTGAACCCATGGACCGCCTTCCCTGGACACCTGCGCATGTGCTGTCTGATCTGACCTCGATTCCCAAACTGGCCGGTCTCTGA
- a CDS encoding peptidylprolyl isomerase — MTEIKQGDTVRIHYTGTLLDGKVFDSSDGRDPLEFVVGSGQIIPGLDSAMPGLSTGDKTRVEIACTDAYGPINPAMRQEIPREGIPDDIPLDPGTQLQMQTPEGQAVPVTVVDANEATVTLDANHPLAGQDLIFEIEVVSVN; from the coding sequence ATGACTGAAATAAAACAGGGCGACACGGTTCGCATCCACTACACCGGGACGTTGCTGGACGGCAAAGTCTTTGACAGCTCGGACGGGCGTGATCCGCTGGAATTCGTGGTCGGGTCGGGCCAGATCATCCCAGGTTTGGACAGTGCCATGCCGGGTCTGTCCACCGGGGACAAGACGCGGGTCGAGATTGCCTGCACGGACGCCTACGGCCCGATCAACCCTGCGATGCGCCAGGAAATTCCCCGCGAAGGCATTCCAGACGACATTCCCCTGGATCCCGGGACACAATTGCAGATGCAAACGCCAGAAGGTCAGGCCGTGCCTGTAACGGTCGTGGATGCAAACGAAGCCACCGTTACCCTGGATGCAAATCACCCGCTGGCAGGGCAGGATCTGATTTTCGAGATCGAAGTCGTTTCAGTCAACTGA
- a CDS encoding enoyl-ACP reductase, which produces MSDLLKGKRGLIMGVANDRSIAWGIAKAMHEAGAELAFTYQGEAFGKRLEPLAQSLGSDFMVDADVTDDESLDRAFGELAERWPTIDFLVHAIAYSDKSELTGRFLNTTRANFKHSMDVSAYSFIEVARRAYPLMKDNGGSLLTLTYQGSNRVVPNYNVMGVAKAALESATRYLANDLGPDGIRVNAISPGPMRTLAGAAIGGARKTYKFCDQNAPMRSNATLEAVGGTAVYLTSDAGACTTGEIIRVDGGFHVLGMPQPEAM; this is translated from the coding sequence ATGTCGGATCTTCTCAAAGGTAAACGCGGCCTGATCATGGGCGTGGCCAATGACCGCTCGATTGCGTGGGGCATTGCCAAGGCCATGCACGAGGCTGGCGCCGAACTGGCATTCACCTACCAGGGCGAGGCATTCGGAAAGCGGCTGGAGCCGCTGGCTCAGAGCCTGGGCAGCGATTTCATGGTCGATGCGGATGTCACCGACGACGAGTCGCTGGATCGCGCTTTTGGCGAGCTGGCCGAACGCTGGCCAACGATAGACTTCCTGGTCCATGCGATCGCCTATTCGGACAAGTCCGAGCTGACAGGTCGGTTCCTGAATACCACACGAGCAAATTTCAAGCATTCGATGGATGTCTCGGCCTATTCCTTCATCGAGGTCGCGCGCCGCGCCTATCCGTTGATGAAAGACAATGGCGGGTCTCTGCTGACCCTGACTTATCAGGGCTCCAACCGGGTCGTACCCAACTACAACGTGATGGGTGTCGCAAAGGCTGCGCTGGAATCAGCAACGCGTTATCTGGCCAACGATCTTGGCCCCGATGGCATCCGCGTTAACGCGATTTCCCCGGGGCCGATGAGAACCCTTGCCGGTGCAGCCATCGGCGGCGCCCGCAAGACCTACAAATTCTGCGATCAGAATGCACCGATGCGCTCTAACGCCACACTTGAAGCTGTCGGCGGAACGGCAGTGTACCTGACGTCAGATGCCGGCGCCTGCACAACGGGTGAGATCATCCGCGTTGACGGTGGTTTCCACGTACTGGGCATGCCACAGCCCGAAGCCATGTGA
- the fabB gene encoding beta-ketoacyl-ACP synthase I, which translates to MRRVVVTGLGVVSSIGNNAEEVLTSLKAGKSGIVASEQMAEHGFRSQIAGTLKIDVAQHVDKRTLRFMGPGAAYAHIAMSQAIADSGLTEDQIVNPRTGLVAGSGGPSTSAMLTAHQTVLKTGATKRIGPFAVPKCMCSTISANLATAFKIKGINYSITSACSTSLHCIGNAAEQIMLGKQDVMFAGGGEELDWTLSCLFDAMGAMSSKYNDTPDKASRAFDENRDGFVISGGGGIVVLEELDHALARGAKIYAEVTGYAATSDGHDMVAPSGEGGERAMRLALDTVPEGRKVGYINAHGTSTPVGDVGEVEAVRRIFGEGNVPPISSTKSMTGHAQGAAGALETIFCLLMLDNDFIAPSINVETLAEGIQPGEIATQVVENAGLDSVMTNSFGFGGTNGSMVLSRYNG; encoded by the coding sequence ATGCGTCGAGTAGTCGTCACCGGTCTGGGGGTTGTATCCTCGATCGGGAACAATGCCGAAGAAGTTCTGACCTCGCTCAAAGCAGGTAAATCCGGGATCGTGGCAAGCGAGCAGATGGCGGAACATGGTTTTCGCAGCCAGATCGCGGGTACGCTCAAGATCGACGTGGCCCAGCATGTGGACAAGCGTACACTGCGCTTCATGGGTCCCGGGGCCGCCTATGCACATATCGCCATGAGCCAGGCGATTGCCGATTCCGGGCTGACCGAAGACCAGATCGTCAATCCCCGCACCGGACTGGTTGCGGGCTCTGGCGGACCATCGACCAGCGCCATGCTGACGGCGCATCAGACCGTTCTGAAGACGGGCGCGACCAAACGGATCGGGCCATTTGCCGTGCCGAAATGCATGTGCTCGACGATTTCGGCAAATCTCGCGACGGCATTCAAGATCAAGGGCATCAACTATTCGATCACGTCCGCCTGCTCGACTTCGCTGCATTGCATCGGCAACGCGGCCGAACAGATCATGCTGGGCAAGCAGGATGTGATGTTCGCCGGTGGCGGCGAGGAACTGGACTGGACCCTGTCCTGCCTGTTCGACGCAATGGGCGCGATGTCGTCGAAATACAATGACACACCCGACAAAGCCTCGCGCGCGTTCGACGAAAACCGCGACGGTTTCGTGATCTCGGGCGGCGGCGGAATCGTTGTTCTGGAAGAGCTGGACCACGCCCTGGCCCGCGGCGCCAAAATTTATGCTGAAGTTACGGGTTATGCCGCAACTTCAGACGGCCACGACATGGTTGCCCCTTCAGGTGAGGGCGGCGAGCGCGCGATGCGTCTTGCGCTGGATACCGTGCCCGAGGGGCGCAAGGTTGGCTATATCAATGCCCACGGCACCTCGACCCCCGTCGGCGATGTGGGTGAGGTCGAGGCCGTGCGCCGCATCTTTGGCGAAGGCAATGTGCCCCCCATCTCGTCGACCAAGTCTATGACAGGCCACGCTCAGGGCGCAGCTGGCGCGCTCGAGACGATTTTCTGCCTGCTGATGCTGGACAATGATTTCATTGCGCCATCCATCAATGTCGAAACGCTTGCCGAAGGCATTCAGCCCGGTGAAATTGCAACTCAAGTGGTTGAAAATGCAGGACTGGACAGTGTCATGACCAACAGCTTCGGCTTTGGCGGCACGAACGGATCCATGGTTCTGTCAAGGTATAACGGGTGA
- the fabA gene encoding bifunctional 3-hydroxydecanoyl-ACP dehydratase/trans-2-decenoyl-ACP isomerase — translation MAQFPSSFDKDDLLKCARGELFGPGNAQLPAPPMLMMDRITDISADGGLHGKGHVLAEFDITPDLWFFECHFPGNPIMPGCLGLDGLWQLTGFNLGWRGWQGRGMAVGVGEVKLTGMVRPDRKMLTYKIDFKKAIQTRRLTMGVADGIVEADGEMIYDVKDMKVVLSEA, via the coding sequence ATGGCCCAGTTCCCAAGCAGTTTTGACAAAGATGATCTGCTGAAATGCGCTCGCGGCGAGTTATTTGGCCCCGGCAACGCACAATTGCCCGCCCCACCGATGCTGATGATGGACCGGATCACCGACATCTCTGCCGATGGCGGCCTGCACGGCAAAGGCCATGTGCTGGCCGAATTCGACATCACACCCGACCTTTGGTTCTTTGAATGCCACTTCCCGGGCAACCCGATCATGCCGGGCTGTCTGGGGCTGGACGGGCTTTGGCAGCTGACCGGTTTCAACCTTGGCTGGCGTGGATGGCAGGGGCGCGGCATGGCCGTCGGCGTCGGCGAAGTAAAGCTGACCGGCATGGTGCGCCCGGACCGCAAGATGCTGACGTACAAAATCGATTTCAAAAAAGCGATTCAAACGCGTCGCCTGACAATGGGTGTGGCAGATGGCATTGTCGAAGCCGATGGCGAGATGATTTATGATGTCAAGGACATGAAGGTCGTTCTTTCCGAGGCCTGA
- the irrA gene encoding iron response transcriptional regulator IrrA, translating into MTPQSREIATGWLVNAGLRPTRQRVALAELLVGDGRHRHVTAESLFESAKANGDAVSLATVYNTLRAFCDAGVLQEITVDGSKSYFDTNTHDHPHFYWEDDARLSDAPSDQLVIQRLPEAPEGVEIASVDVVIRLRKK; encoded by the coding sequence ATGACACCTCAGAGCCGCGAAATCGCAACGGGTTGGCTGGTGAATGCCGGCTTGCGACCGACGCGTCAGCGCGTGGCGCTGGCCGAGCTTCTGGTGGGCGACGGCCGCCATCGCCATGTCACCGCAGAAAGCCTTTTTGAATCGGCAAAGGCGAATGGTGATGCCGTGTCTCTGGCAACGGTCTACAACACTCTGCGTGCTTTTTGCGATGCAGGTGTGCTGCAAGAAATCACAGTGGACGGATCCAAAAGCTATTTCGACACGAACACGCATGATCATCCCCATTTTTATTGGGAAGACGACGCAAGGCTAAGTGATGCGCCATCGGATCAGCTGGTCATTCAGCGTCTTCCCGAGGCGCCGGAAGGTGTCGAAATCGCGTCTGTCGATGTCGTCATTCGCTTGCGCAAGAAGTAA
- a CDS encoding LysR family transcriptional regulator, whose amino-acid sequence MYSVQIISFEVIINLMLYISLRQYEYVCAVGRHGSLSAAAQHLNVSQPALSTALTRVEAHLGYPLFVRRRGAAMALTPQGRTFIDHAEVLLKNAARIEASDTSVPETTKLRLGCFTDLAPFLLAPALQLLRDTFADINLTYVAGSFEGLLNGLMDGQIDIAITYDLTMDAGFARTKLFDSRPKALMSPDHPLAATTEVTLAALEGYPLILSSEGLSAQHILGLFRQHGLRPTVAHRAASLEIQRSLAAHGEGIGISYASPPSSFSYDNKHLVSVPIANPDTAESVVLARHGTGPSDTVIEKTERVLVAGLTGV is encoded by the coding sequence ATGTATTCTGTTCAAATCATATCTTTCGAAGTTATTATTAATCTCATGTTATATATTTCGCTGCGCCAATATGAATATGTCTGTGCAGTCGGGCGTCACGGCAGTTTGTCGGCGGCGGCCCAACATCTCAACGTTTCACAACCGGCCTTGTCTACTGCGCTGACGCGCGTTGAAGCCCATTTGGGGTATCCGCTGTTCGTCCGCCGGCGCGGGGCGGCCATGGCACTGACACCTCAGGGGCGTACGTTCATAGATCATGCCGAGGTCCTGCTGAAAAATGCCGCCCGAATCGAGGCGTCCGATACCTCCGTACCGGAAACAACCAAACTGAGATTGGGCTGCTTTACGGACCTGGCCCCCTTCCTGTTGGCTCCGGCCCTGCAACTTCTTCGCGACACATTCGCCGATATCAACCTTACGTATGTGGCCGGGTCCTTCGAAGGGCTGCTGAATGGATTGATGGATGGCCAGATTGACATCGCAATCACATACGACCTGACCATGGATGCGGGGTTCGCCCGTACAAAGCTGTTCGACAGCAGACCAAAGGCCTTGATGTCCCCGGATCATCCGTTGGCGGCAACCACAGAAGTCACCCTTGCAGCGCTGGAAGGTTATCCGCTGATTCTGTCTTCGGAAGGATTGTCCGCTCAACACATTCTCGGCCTGTTCCGCCAACACGGGCTGCGCCCTACCGTCGCGCACCGGGCCGCATCCCTTGAGATTCAACGCAGCCTTGCGGCTCATGGTGAGGGAATCGGGATCAGCTATGCCAGCCCACCCAGCAGCTTCAGTTATGACAACAAGCATCTGGTCAGCGTGCCGATTGCCAATCCGGACACAGCAGAATCCGTCGTTCTGGCACGGCACGGAACGGGACCCTCTGACACGGTCATAGAAAAGACAGAACGTGTTTTGGTGGCCGGGCTGACAGGCGTTTAA
- a CDS encoding phytanoyl-CoA dioxygenase family protein, which translates to MPHPLVSQRMIDTYQADGVVLVKRLFADYVDQLRDGVAANMADPGPYASENKKAGETGRFFDDYCNWTRIPQFREVIETSPAAEVAADLMQSKRVQMFHDHVLVKEPGTSMATPWHQDGPYYFVEGQQTISFWSPLDPVRQATLRCVAGSHRWKKEVLPTRWVSEDGFFPDEGQYIPVPDPDAEGMKVIEFEMEPGDAVAFNYRTLHGARGNQSDSRRRAFSLRLVGDDARYVERPGRTSPPFPGHDMTPGQRLREDWFPILLQRQAGSEPLS; encoded by the coding sequence ATGCCACACCCTCTTGTTTCTCAGCGGATGATCGACACTTATCAGGCGGATGGCGTCGTACTGGTCAAAAGGCTGTTTGCCGATTACGTGGATCAGTTGCGGGACGGGGTGGCTGCGAATATGGCCGATCCCGGTCCGTATGCGTCCGAAAACAAGAAGGCCGGTGAAACAGGTCGTTTCTTTGATGATTATTGCAACTGGACCCGGATTCCACAGTTCCGCGAAGTGATTGAGACATCTCCCGCAGCCGAGGTCGCCGCGGATCTGATGCAATCGAAACGTGTTCAGATGTTTCACGATCACGTGCTGGTCAAGGAACCCGGTACGTCGATGGCGACACCATGGCATCAGGACGGTCCCTATTATTTCGTCGAGGGTCAGCAGACGATCAGCTTCTGGTCTCCGCTTGATCCGGTCAGGCAGGCCACGCTGCGTTGTGTTGCCGGGTCACACCGTTGGAAGAAAGAGGTTCTGCCGACCCGCTGGGTTTCCGAGGACGGCTTCTTCCCGGATGAAGGTCAGTACATCCCCGTGCCGGATCCGGATGCCGAAGGTATGAAGGTCATCGAATTCGAGATGGAGCCCGGCGATGCCGTTGCATTCAACTATCGCACGCTGCACGGCGCGCGCGGAAACCAGTCAGACAGCCGTCGCCGCGCCTTTTCCTTGCGGCTGGTTGGCGACGATGCCCGGTATGTAGAGCGCCCCGGCCGAACCTCGCCCCCGTTTCCCGGTCATGACATGACGCCGGGGCAGCGCCTGCGCGAGGATTGGTTTCCGATTTTGTTGCAGCGCCAGGCCGGCTCAGAACCACTGTCCTGA
- the miaB gene encoding tRNA (N6-isopentenyl adenosine(37)-C2)-methylthiotransferase MiaB: MSEPKKLFIKTYGCQMNVYDSERMSEALGGQGYVETKTPDDADMILLNTCHIREKAAEKVYSELGRFKGLKAEKPDLKIGVAGCVAQAEGEEIMRRQPLVDLVVGPQSYHRLPEMEAKTRAGEKALDTDFPEEDKFEKLKNRPKAKRGPTAFLTVQEGCDKFCAFCVVPYTRGAEVSRPADRIIREAHDLVERGVREITLLGQNVNAYHGAGPDGDMTLAGLIWELNKVDGLERIRFTTSHPNDMADDLIEAHGTCDKLMPYLHLPVQSGSDRILKRMNRSHTAESYLRLIERIRAARPDIVMSGDFIVGFPEETEEDFQATMDLVEEVKYGYAYSFKYSTRPGTPAAERAQVDPAEADDRLQHLQALITRHQREIQDGMVGRTVRVLFEKPGRLPGQMVGKSEYLHSVHVKGPEIAVGDLKEVRITESGANSLAGELL, translated from the coding sequence ATGTCCGAACCGAAAAAGCTGTTTATCAAGACTTATGGCTGTCAGATGAATGTCTATGACAGCGAACGCATGTCCGAGGCGCTGGGCGGGCAGGGCTATGTCGAAACCAAAACGCCTGACGATGCCGACATGATTCTGCTGAACACCTGTCACATCCGCGAAAAAGCGGCTGAGAAAGTGTATTCGGAACTCGGTCGCTTCAAGGGGCTGAAGGCCGAAAAGCCTGACCTGAAAATCGGTGTGGCGGGATGTGTTGCACAGGCCGAAGGTGAAGAAATCATGCGCCGCCAGCCGCTGGTCGATCTGGTCGTTGGCCCGCAAAGCTATCACCGTCTGCCCGAGATGGAGGCCAAGACCCGAGCGGGCGAAAAGGCGCTGGACACTGATTTCCCGGAAGAAGACAAGTTCGAAAAGCTGAAGAACCGTCCCAAGGCCAAACGCGGCCCGACGGCGTTTCTGACGGTTCAGGAAGGCTGCGACAAGTTCTGCGCCTTCTGCGTCGTGCCTTATACACGTGGGGCCGAAGTCAGCCGTCCGGCGGATCGCATCATCCGCGAAGCCCATGATCTGGTTGAACGCGGCGTGCGCGAGATCACGCTGTTGGGTCAGAACGTCAACGCCTATCACGGGGCCGGACCCGACGGAGATATGACCCTGGCCGGGTTGATCTGGGAACTGAACAAGGTTGACGGGCTGGAACGTATCCGTTTCACCACGTCCCACCCCAATGACATGGCCGATGACCTGATCGAGGCGCATGGCACCTGTGACAAGCTGATGCCGTATCTGCACCTGCCGGTTCAGTCGGGCTCGGACCGTATCCTCAAGCGAATGAATCGCAGCCACACGGCAGAAAGCTATCTGCGCCTGATCGAGCGCATTCGTGCGGCACGCCCGGATATCGTGATGTCGGGGGATTTCATCGTCGGCTTCCCCGAAGAAACCGAAGAGGATTTTCAGGCAACGATGGATTTGGTTGAAGAGGTCAAATACGGCTACGCCTATTCCTTCAAATACTCCACACGCCCGGGAACACCTGCGGCCGAGCGGGCTCAGGTTGATCCGGCTGAGGCGGATGATCGGTTGCAGCATCTTCAGGCCCTTATCACCCGTCATCAAAGGGAAATTCAGGACGGTATGGTTGGCCGTACAGTCCGCGTCTTGTTCGAAAAACCGGGCCGTCTGCCTGGTCAAATGGTCGGAAAATCCGAGTATCTTCACTCGGTTCACGTAAAAGGCCCCGAGATTGCCGTTGGTGATCTGAAAGAGGTCCGGATCACCGAGTCAGGCGCCAACTCTTTGGCGGGCGAACTGCTCTGA
- a CDS encoding outer membrane protein, with amino-acid sequence MSILKSFRALSLVKTLPVASAVTLLASATIAGDLKGKTTDPVVISPKKFSSDVSAFYLGISGGYGSGRDDRFGLRTPAGLFDVGDLKVSGTYGGFRGGWRGVLPSRWGRDFVYGFEVSYDFGSLDDSVRAQIGGSNVEGGAEISDVLSLKYRSGLTSRNGRVLYFFSVGYLWGDVETTNSITSGTSVQSFSASDRRGGYTASIGAEHKLTDNWSVTGEYEYVQFKSEDVQFGSGFSTKSTPKYGGLRFGLNYTF; translated from the coding sequence GTGTCAATCTTGAAGAGCTTCAGGGCCTTGAGCCTGGTGAAAACCTTGCCCGTGGCTTCCGCGGTCACTCTACTTGCCAGCGCGACGATTGCCGGGGATTTGAAAGGCAAAACAACCGATCCAGTTGTAATTAGCCCCAAGAAATTCAGCAGTGACGTCAGTGCATTTTACCTGGGGATTTCTGGTGGCTACGGTTCGGGCAGGGACGATCGATTTGGTCTGAGAACGCCCGCCGGGCTGTTTGATGTCGGCGACCTCAAAGTGTCCGGAACTTATGGTGGCTTTCGCGGTGGTTGGCGCGGTGTTCTGCCTTCCAGGTGGGGGCGTGATTTCGTCTATGGTTTTGAAGTCAGTTATGATTTCGGATCCTTGGATGACAGTGTACGGGCCCAGATCGGCGGGTCAAACGTCGAGGGTGGGGCCGAGATATCTGACGTTTTGTCCCTCAAATATCGAAGCGGCCTGACAAGCCGAAACGGTCGGGTTCTCTACTTTTTCAGCGTCGGGTACCTGTGGGGCGATGTTGAAACGACCAACAGCATCACATCGGGAACTTCGGTACAGAGCTTTTCGGCGTCGGACAGGCGGGGCGGATACACCGCAAGCATCGGTGCCGAACACAAGCTGACCGACAATTGGTCAGTCACCGGCGAATACGAATACGTCCAGTTCAAATCCGAGGACGTTCAATTCGGTTCGGGCTTTTCCACGAAGTCGACACCGAAATACGGCGGTTTGAGATTCGGGCTGAACTATACTTTCTGA
- a CDS encoding PhoH family protein gives MAIGALTPPQDEMPQREAFVEFPDNRLLIDLCGEYDRNLTDIESKLSVQIVRRGNQLVVMGDEDAQKQAIEVLQSLYTRLEGGREVEAADVDRELRMGGSEQGTGSRDGDQLEMFKGGSVEIKTRKKLVEPRTDAQKAYVQSLFQNELAFGIGPAGTGKTYLAVAVGVSMFIGGHVDRIILSRPAVEAGEKLGYLPGDMKDKVDPYMQPLYDALNDFLPGKQLAKLIEEKRIEIAPLAFMRGRTLANAFVVLDEAQNATTMQMKMFLTRLGEGSRMVITGDRSQVDLPRGVQSGLQDAERLLKTIPNISFNYFTSKDVVRHPLVAAIIEAYEADAGRETS, from the coding sequence TTGGCCATCGGTGCCCTGACCCCACCGCAAGATGAAATGCCCCAACGCGAGGCGTTTGTAGAGTTTCCCGACAACCGATTGTTGATTGACCTGTGTGGCGAATACGACCGCAATCTGACCGACATCGAAAGCAAGCTTTCCGTCCAGATCGTACGCCGCGGCAATCAGCTTGTCGTGATGGGCGATGAGGACGCTCAGAAGCAGGCTATCGAGGTGCTGCAATCGCTTTACACGCGGCTGGAAGGCGGGCGTGAGGTCGAGGCCGCGGACGTGGACCGGGAACTGCGGATGGGTGGTTCGGAACAGGGGACCGGCAGCCGAGACGGCGATCAGCTGGAAATGTTCAAGGGCGGTTCAGTCGAGATCAAAACCCGCAAGAAACTGGTGGAACCGCGCACGGACGCCCAGAAGGCTTATGTGCAGTCACTGTTTCAAAACGAGCTTGCATTTGGCATCGGACCTGCCGGCACGGGGAAAACCTATCTGGCTGTCGCCGTGGGCGTGTCGATGTTCATTGGCGGACATGTGGATCGAATCATCCTCAGCCGCCCGGCGGTCGAGGCGGGGGAAAAACTGGGCTATCTGCCCGGTGACATGAAAGACAAGGTCGATCCCTACATGCAGCCGCTGTACGACGCGCTGAATGATTTTCTGCCCGGCAAGCAACTGGCCAAGCTGATCGAGGAAAAGCGAATCGAAATAGCGCCGCTGGCGTTCATGCGTGGACGCACGTTGGCCAATGCGTTCGTGGTGCTGGACGAAGCACAGAACGCCACGACCATGCAGATGAAGATGTTCCTGACTCGTCTGGGCGAGGGCAGCCGCATGGTAATCACCGGCGACAGGTCTCAGGTCGATTTGCCACGCGGCGTTCAGTCCGGGCTTCAGGATGCGGAAAGACTGTTGAAAACGATTCCCAATATCAGCTTCAACTATTTCACGTCCAAAGACGTGGTTCGCCACCCGCTTGTGGCCGCGATCATCGAGGCGTATGAGGCGGATGCGGGCCGCGAAACCAGTTGA
- the ybeY gene encoding rRNA maturation RNase YbeY → MNLELTVEDDRWQGLEALSRQAISAVLFHAELDPECCEVSVLGCDDARISELNAEFRGKPTATNVLSWPAEDLAPDKAGQAPHPPKPDFTGEIPLGDIAISFDTCAREADEAGKDIDDHVIHLLVHGTLHLLGYDHIRDPDAALMEGIEVEILGKLGIDDPYKV, encoded by the coding sequence ATGAATCTGGAACTCACTGTCGAAGACGACCGGTGGCAAGGGCTTGAAGCTTTGTCGCGGCAGGCGATATCCGCCGTCCTGTTCCATGCGGAACTGGACCCGGAGTGTTGCGAGGTCAGCGTTCTGGGTTGTGATGACGCGCGCATTTCGGAACTGAACGCCGAGTTTCGCGGCAAACCTACCGCCACCAATGTTCTGAGCTGGCCGGCAGAAGATTTGGCCCCGGACAAAGCCGGGCAAGCGCCGCATCCGCCAAAGCCGGATTTCACCGGTGAAATTCCTTTGGGCGATATTGCGATTTCCTTCGACACATGTGCGCGAGAGGCCGATGAGGCAGGCAAGGACATTGACGATCACGTCATTCATTTGCTTGTTCACGGAACGTTGCATTTGCTGGGATATGATCACATTCGTGACCCCGATGCCGCTTTGATGGAAGGGATTGAGGTCGAGATACTTGGCAAGTTGGGTATAGATGACCCATATAAGGTATAA
- a CDS encoding hemolysin family protein encodes MGETDGSSGAAQSAQPQDSGNDTEEKSGFISRIFDAFSGQETPQNPVMNGQSAAAARPHGMMNLRRMRVEDVAIPTAEIIAVPSTITKDELADVFRDSGLSRIPVYEGTLDTPLGFVHLKDFALTHGFNGGADKFDLKSMLRTLLFVPPSMPIGVLLTKMQTERRHMALVIDEYGGVDGLLTIEDLIEQVVGEIADEHDADEDQLWVQEKPGCYVVQARVPLEDFEAEIGRSLTSHEDVDEEDIDTLGGLVFMLSGRVPARGEVVIHPEGPEFEVIEADPRRIKRLRVMLPDVAA; translated from the coding sequence ATGGGCGAAACAGACGGCAGTTCTGGGGCAGCGCAAAGCGCGCAACCTCAGGACAGCGGCAATGATACAGAAGAGAAAAGCGGGTTTATTTCCCGAATTTTCGATGCGTTTTCGGGTCAGGAGACTCCTCAAAACCCGGTGATGAATGGGCAGAGCGCAGCGGCAGCTCGGCCTCATGGGATGATGAACTTGCGCCGGATGCGCGTCGAAGACGTGGCCATTCCAACGGCCGAGATCATCGCGGTTCCTTCTACCATCACCAAGGATGAACTGGCCGACGTGTTCCGGGACAGTGGGTTGTCCAGAATCCCGGTCTATGAAGGAACGCTGGATACGCCGTTGGGTTTCGTTCACCTCAAGGATTTCGCACTGACCCATGGTTTCAATGGCGGTGCGGACAAGTTTGACCTGAAATCCATGTTGCGCACGCTTTTGTTCGTGCCGCCTTCAATGCCGATCGGGGTCCTGCTGACCAAGATGCAGACCGAACGTCGCCATATGGCGTTGGTGATTGATGAATATGGCGGAGTCGACGGGCTGCTGACGATCGAAGACCTGATAGAACAGGTCGTGGGTGAAATCGCGGACGAACACGATGCAGACGAAGATCAGCTCTGGGTGCAGGAAAAGCCGGGCTGTTACGTTGTGCAGGCACGTGTGCCGCTTGAGGACTTCGAGGCCGAGATCGGCAGATCCCTGACCAGCCACGAGGATGTGGATGAAGAAGACATCGACACGCTTGGCGGGCTTGTGTTCATGCTGTCCGGGCGTGTTCCGGCGCGGGGTGAGGTCGTGATCCATCCGGAAGGACCGGAATTCGAAGTGATCGAAGCCGACCCGCGGCGCATCAAACGGTTGCGCGTAATGCTGCCGGACGTGGCTGCATGA